AATCGCAGAAACGCTGCTGCAACACAACATAAACGCGGAGGCACGACCAGGGATATGCCGAAAAAGAAGCCGCTCGTTGTCGTGTCGCGCCGGCTGCCCGAGGTCATCGAAACCCGCATGTGCGAGTTGTTCGACACGCGCCTCAACGAAAGCGACAAGCCGCTCACTCATGACGAACTCGTCGAGGCCATGCGCACGGCCGACGTGCTGGTGCCGACCATCACCGACCGTATCGATTCCCATCTGATCGCCCAGGCCGGCGAGCAAATGAAGCTGATCGCCAATTTCGGCAATGGCGTCGACAATATCGACGTCGCCTCGGCGCTCGATCGCTCCATTACCGTCACCAACACGCCCGGCGTTCTGACCGAAGACACGGCCGACATGACGATGGCGCTGATCCTTTCGGTGGCGCGTCGTCTCGTCGAAGGCGCGAGCGCCATTCCCGACGGCGCTTGGGCGGGCTGGTCGCCGACCTGGATGCTCGGCCATCGGATCACCGGCAAGAGGCTCGGCATCGTCGGCATGGGCCGGATCGGCCAAGCCTTGGCGCGGCGGGCGAAAAGCTTCGGACTTTCAATCCACTACCATAATCGTCGGCGAGTCTCGGCCGATCTCGAAGAGCAATTGGAGGCGACCTATTGGGAGTCGCTCGATCAGATGCTGGCGCGGGTCGACGTCGTGTCGATCCACTGTCCGCATACGCCGGCCACCTATCACCTTCTCTCCGCCCGCAGACTGGCGCATCTGCGTCCGCACGCCATTCTGATCAACACCGCACGCGGTGAGATCGTCGACGAGAACGCGCTGGTGCGCATGCTTGAAGCGGATGAGATGGCCGGCGCCGGGCTCGACGTCTTCGAGCATGAACCCGCCGTCTCTCCCAAATTATTGAAGCTCGCCAAGGCCGGGAAAGTCACGCTGCTCCCGCATATGGGCTCGGCGACGATCGAAGGCCGCATCGATATGGGCGAGAAAGTGATCATCAACATCAAAACCTTCATGGACGGCCACCGCCCGCCTGACCGCGTCCTGCCGAGCATGCTATAAGGCGCTGCGCTGCGGCCTCGGCCGCCTGGCGCGGGTCGCTTTATGGGGAGGATGATTGACGCGATGAACAGGATTTTGCTCGCCCTAGCCGCCTCGCTCTGCGCCGTCGCGCTCGCCTCCGGGCCTACCGACGCCAAGAGCGCGAAGAGCGCCAAGCCGCCTCAAGGCGCGGAGCAGAAGCAGCCGGAAGAAGAAAACAAAGAGACGGGCGGACTTCCGCGCTATCAGCCGTTCCCGCACAATCAGAACTTCGTGCTCAAGGAGATCAACGGCAAAGCGCCGCCGGTGGAGATGTGGATCTCGATCGACTCAACGGGCCGCGCCAACGGTTTTTCGGGCTGCAAGAACTGGTCGGGCATCTTCATCATCGGCCCCAACCGGCTCGGACCCCGCACCATGCCGGCGGTCAACGAACGCAAATGTGAAGGCCCGCTCGCCGCCTTCGAGCGCGACTATTGGGCGGTCCTACTCTCGGGCCCCTTTTGGGACACCAAGGGCGACGACCTCATCCTGAAGGGCGCGCAGGGCGGCGTGCTGCATTTCCAGCGCTCGCTCTAGCACCGGTCAGTCGTTCGCGATCAGCGAGATTCCCGAAGAGACTCCCGGAATGCCGATCGCGACGGGCGTCCCGATCAGGCCTTCGGCCTGTCGGGAGCAAGCGGCGACGTCGGCGATTATTTCACCGGCGACGCGAGCAGCGGACAGGGCGCCTCGTGCAGCACACGCTGCGTCGTCGAGCCGCGCAGCGCCTCCAGCAGGCCCTTTCGGCCACGCGTCGGCATGGCGATCATGTCGGCCTTGATCTCCTTCGCGTAGGAGAGAATGGTTTCGACGACGGGGCCGCGGCGTAGCTCGATGTGCGGCAGCAGCCCTTCAAAAAGCGGCAGATCGTCGCCGACATGCAGCAGCATGACGTCGGCGGCCGGGTTGAGACAATGCGCGATTGCGGCGACGTGGCGGAAGGCGTCGAGCGGCGAGACCGTCGCCTCGACCGGCATCAGCACCGTATTGAGCGAGACGGCGCCCGTCTCGCGGTCGACGAAACCTTTGTGGTCCTCGCGCAGGAACAGCGCCGGCACATGCGTCTCGCGCGCCGTTTCCTCCGCGACCGAGCTGGCGAGCAGCCGCTCCAGAGCGCTGCGCGGCCGGGTCATCATCACAAGAAGATCGCACAGGTGCCGCTCGACGTAGGCGGCGACCCCGACGACGGGCGATTCCGATTCAACGGACGCTTTGACGAATTTAACGCCGAGCTGCTCGGCGACGTCCTCACGCGTCGCGGTGGGCGAGATCATCTTCCAGCGCGCCAGCATCTCGCGCACCTGCGGAAAGCGGCTCCAATCGTCCTCGTCGGTCTCGGGCGCTTCGATGTGCAGAACATGAAACATGCTCTTACAAGCCACGGCGATGCGCAGCGCATGTGCAAAGGCGTCCTGGCTTGCGAAGGAGAGATCGGTGGGATGGACGATTGATTTGGGCGTGTCGCCATTCATCTGCGTTTGCTCCTCTATCCCTTCGCAAAACTATACGCGGCTGCGCGCCTGGCAATGATCAGCTTCGCCGCAGGTTAAATTTGTTCCTTGAGCGCCTTTTGGACCTCTTCGACCAGTTCGGCTTCCGGCACGGGGTACTGAGCGGGGCGAAGCGCCTTCCATTGCTCGTTGGTGGCGATATTGGCGGCGGCCTTCGCGCCGGCGACGAGATCCTTGACGGTGACTTCCCCTCGCGCCTTTTCGTCGGAGCCCTGGATGATCGCAAGCGGGCTGTTGCGCCGGTCGGCGTATTTCATCTGCGCCTTCATGCCGGCCGCGCCGAGATAGATTTCGGCGGCGATGCCGGCGCCCCGCAGCTGCGCCGCCATCCGCTGATAGTCGGCGAGCCTGTCGCGATCGAGCACCAGCACCACCACCGGACCAACATGCGGACGCGCCGAGACGATGGGGCTGCCGATGAGCTTTAGGGCCGCGAAGAGCCTGGAAACGCCGATCGAGAAGCCGGTCGCCGGCGTATTTTCCGATCTGAAACGCCCGACGAGTCCGTCGTAGCGTCCCCCGCCCCCCACGGAGCCGAAGCGCACGGGATTTCCCTTCTCGTCTTTGGTTTCAAAGGTGAGGTCGGCCTCGAAAACGGGGCCGGTGTAATATTCAAGGCCGCGCACGACGGAAGGGTCTATGCGGATGCGATCCGGCCCAAAGCCCGCATCGCGCGCGAGATCTTCGATCTCGAGGAGTTCCTCGGCGCCCTGAGCGCCGGCCTCGCTCTTGCCGAGCAGGCCGAAGAGATCGAAAGCCGGCGCGCCGTCCCGATATTGTCCCCCGAGGCTGAAGGACAGGATCGTGTCGATCGCCGGCAGAGGGAGCCCCGCGCCCTTGGTGAAATCCCCGCTGTCGTCCTTGCGGCCCTCACCCAGCAACTGCCGAACGCCGTCGGGGCCCAGCCGATCGAGCTTGTCGATGGCGCGCAGCACGACGAGGCGGCGGCCCGCGTTCTCCTCGCCGGCAAGGCCGATCGACTGCATCACGCCATCGAGCACCTTGCGGCTGTTGATCTTGATGACGTAGTCGCCGCGCGCGATCCCCAAGCGCTCCATGGCGTCCGCCGCCATCATGCAGATCTCGGCATCGGCGGCCGGCGAGGCGGAGCCGACGGTGTCGGCGTCGAACTGCATGAACTGGCGAAACCGCCCCGGCCCCGGCTTCTCGTTCCGGTAGACATGGCCAACGCGATAGGAGCGATAGGGCTTTGGCAGCCGGTCGAAATTCTGCGCGACGAAACGCGCCAGCGGCGCGGTCAGATCGTAACGCAGCGACAGCCATTGCTCGTCGTCGTCCTGAAAGGAGAAGACCCCCTCATTGGGCCGATCCTGATCCGGCAGGAACTTGCCGAGCGCGTCGGTGTATTCGATCGCCGGCGTCTCGAGCGCTTCGAAGCCATAGAGCTCATAGACCTCGCGGATGACGTCGAGCATCCGGCCCGTGGCGGCGAGTTCGCCCGCCTCGCGGTCGGCGAGCCCGCGCGGCGTGCGCGCTTCAACTTTGGTTTTGATTTCGTCTTTGGACATAAGCCTGATTGGCCGCGGGACCGATGGCCCGCGCCTCTAGCGAGAGTTCGGCCGCTCTCTGCGACTCGCTCTTAGGTACAACGTGCCGCCTTCCTAGCATTTTCCCACCGGGAAGGAAGGGCCGCGCCTTCCGGCCAGAATCGCAAATGCGCGGCGCAGCGCCGGCAATCCGAACTGCCGAAGCCGGCGACCGGGATTGGCAGATCGGAAAGCGCGGCGTTGAGGGCGCATTCGTCGCCGCCTTCAAGAATGAAAGCGCCGACTATTTCGCCGGCCAACGTGAGCTGATCGACATGCCAGTGGGCGCGCTTGTCTTTCCGCATGTGTCGCGCCAATCGCGCTCGCAATCCGCCGGAGCCCCGCGCCGAGCCGCAATAGAGATAATCGCCGGCGGCAAGAGTCGCCGAGTTTTTCTCGATACGGACGTCGAGCGGCGCGCCCAGACGCAAGGCCAGCGCATAGGCGCCGGGCGTCGATGGCGCATCGGCGGCGGATGCGACAAAAATCATCGGTTTCTCAAAAGCCCGGGCGCGATCCTCTCCCACAGGGAGAGGGTTCGCGCACGCCGCGTGGCCGCGCGAAGTTTTTTATGGAGACTTCCGCGAAATGTTGTGCGGCCGCTTACGCGATCATCACTCGCGCCGCGGCCTTTTCGTCGCCCAGAAGCTCCAGAGCCTTGCCGACGATCGCCTTGCTGTCGAGCATCGCCTTGGCGATCATCAACTCATGCTTGTCATGGTCGATATAGGCGTCGGGCAGGGTCATGCTGCGGAATTTGAACGCGCCGCGCACGCCGTCCAGCATCCCATCCTCGGAGAGCGCCTGAAAGACCTGCGAGCCAAAGCCGCCGATGGATCCTTCTTCGACGACGATAAGCGCCTCGTGATTGGCGGCGAGCCGGCGCAGCAGGTCACGGTCGATGGGCTTGGCGAAGCGGGCGTCCGCGACGGTGGTCGAGACGCCGTAACTTTCGAGTTCCGCCGCCGCCTTCAGGGAGTCCGCGAGCCGCGTGCCGAGCGAGAGGATCGCGACCTTCGAGCCTTCGCGCAGGATACGGCCCTTGCCGAGCTCGAGAATGTCGCCGCGTTCCGGCAGCTCGACGCCGAGGCCCTCGCCGCGCGGATAGCGGAAAGCGCTCGGGCCGTCATCATAGGCCGCCGCGGTCGCCACCATATGCATCAACTCGCCCTCGTCGGCGGGCGCCATGATGACGAACCCCGGCAGGCAGCCGAGATAGGCGAGATCGAAGGCGCCCGCGTGCGTCGGACCGTCGGCGCCGACGAGGCCGGCGCGGTCGATGGCGAAACGCACCGGCAGGTTCTGGATCGCCACATCGTGGACGACCTGATCGTAGCCGCGCTGCAGGAAGGTCGAATACAGCGCGCAGAAGGGCTTGTAGCCCTCGCAGGCGAGGCCGGCCGCGAAGGTGACGGCGTGCTGCTCGGCGATCGCCACGTCGAAGGTGCGATGCGGGAAGGCCTTGCCGAAGATGTCGAGGCCGGTGCCCGACGGCATCGCCGCCGTGATGGCGACGATCTTGTCGTCATGTTCGGCTTCGGCGATTAGCGCCTTGGCGAAAATATTCGTATAGGTCGGCGCATTGGCCTTGGGCTTGATCTGGATGCCGGTCGCGACGTCGAATTTATTGACGGCGTGGCATTTGTCGGCCGATTCCTCCGCCGGCCCAAATCCCTTGCCCTTCTGCGTGACGACGTGAACCAGGACCGGCCCGTCGTCCTTGTCGCGGACGTTCTTGAGCACGGGCAGCAGGTGGTCGAGGTTGTGGCCGTCGATCGGCCCGACATAATAGAAGCCGAGCTCCTCGAACATCGTGCCGCCGGTGATGAAGCTGCGCGAGAACTCCTCGGCCTTGCGCGCCTTGTCGTAGATGAAGCGCGGCAGATGGCTGGCGAGCTGTTTGGCGGCCTCGCGGATCGAGCGGTAGGCGCCGCCCGAAACCAGGCGGGCGAGATAGGCGGACATGGCGCCCGTGGGCGGGGCGATCGACATGTCATTGTCGTTCAGAATGACGATCAGGCGAGAGTGCAGCGCCCCGGCGTTGTTCAACGCCTCATAGGCCATGCCGGCCGACATCGAGCTGTCGCCGATCACCGCGACGACGTGATTGTCGCCGTCGGCGAGATCCCGCGCCACGGCCATGCCGAGTCCCGCTGAGATCGACGTCGAGGAATGGCCGGCGCCGAAGGCGTCATATTCGCTTTCGGCGCGCTTGGTGAAGCCGGACAGCCCGCCGCCCATGCGCAGCGTGCGGATGCGGTCGCGCCTGCCGGTGAGGATCTTGTGGGGATAGGTCTGGTGGCCGACGTCCCAGATCACCTTGTCCCGCGGCGTGTCGAAAACATAGTGCAGGGCGACCGTCAGCTCGACGACGCCAAGACCCGCGCCAAGATGGCCGCCGGTCACGGACACGGCGTCGATCGTCTCGCGCCGCAAATCCTCCGCGACCTGCTTGAGCTCGCTGGGACGGAGCTTACGCAGATCTTCGGGGGAGGCGATGCGGTCGAGAAGGGGGGTTTTGGATGTCGTCAATGTCTCTACTCTGCTCGTCAACAACAAGCGCCAGAAATCCGAGCATTACCCGTTAATAAGCAGCCCCGCAAACGCGCCGCAGCATCCATTTCGATTCAATCCGTGAGTGTTGCTTAGATGCAACGCCGAGCGCTGCGGTATTCTGGCTGACCTAATAAGGGGAGAAGCTCTCCATGCCGAAGCCGAATGAGGGCTCTTCGTAAACCGGGCGCGGTCGCCGCGTCAGGCGTGGGCGCTCCGTCTCCTGGCGCTCGGCTTCCTGGCGGCCGGCCGCGCGGCGGGCGCCGCCGGTGATTTCGATCGTCGCCCCGTGCTTGCCAACCCAATCAAAGAGTTGCCGCGCGTTCGGAACCGCGAGCCGCACGCAGCCGTGCGAGAGCGGACGGCCCAAACCGCGCTCATAGCTCCCGTGGATGGCGAGGCCGCGCGGCGAAAAGAAGATCGCGTAGGGCATCGGCGCCTGATCATATTCGTCGGAATGATGATCGGCCTCCATGCGCATGACGCTGTAAGTTCCTGCCGGCGTTTCATATCCTCGGCGGCCGCTGGAGATGCTCCACCTGACCGTCTCGCCCTCCGGCGTGACCGCCTCGAGCCTTTGCGCGGCAAGGTCGATGCGGACGCGCACCGCGGCGCCTGCAGGGGCCACCGTCACGAAAACAGCCGCGGCAAGAGCCGCGAATAGTCGCTGAAAACTGGCCATGCTCGACCTAAACACGCAGACGCCAAATCGTAAAGGCGCACCGGTGGATGGCCCGGCTTTTGGGCTTTCTCGGTTAATTTGGCTCCTTGGAGCGCCGCGTCCAGCCCAGCTGGTTGTGGTCACGTCGACGGCAATCCTTAACTCCGTTCCATTTTTGGAACAGGAAAGCTCGAGCGCTCGCGGCGCGCCTCACTGGGTCAAAGCGCATGCGGCGGATGCCGGACTCTTCTCTCGCCCGCAAAGAAGCCGATCTTCGTCACGCCTGCGCCCTCGCCTTTTTTTGCTTCATCGCTATAGTGCGCCGGCTCTCCCCTGGGACGAATCGCCGTGACGCCTCCATTGCCGCTCCTCACCCGCCGCCCCTTGGCGGTTCTTGCGCTGGCGCTCGTCGCCGCGAGCCTCGGCGCTTGCGGCCGTCGCGGGCCTGTGGAGCTGCCGCCCGAAACGCAGGCGCGCGGAGCGATCCTGCGGGCGGAGGCGGAAGCGAGAGCGGCGCGGGGGGCGCCCCGGCCGGCGGCCGGCGCTGCTGAAACCTCTCTCCCGCCGCCGCCGATTCCGGGCACCATCGGCAATCGCCCGCCCGCGCAATATCCCTTCCCGCTCGACCCGCTGCTGTAAGCCGATGCATCTTTTCGACTATCGAAACGGCGCGCTCCACGCCGAGGAGGTCGCCGTGGCGACGCTCGCCGATGAGGTGGGCACGCCCTTCTATTGCTATTCGGCGGCGACGATCCGACGCCACTATCGGGTGTTTTCACAGGCCTTCGCCGGCCTCGACGCGCTGGTCTGCTACGCCGTCAAGGCCAACTCCAATCAGGCCGTGCTGCGTCTCCTCGCGCGCGAGGGCGCGGGGATGGACGTGGTCTCCGGCGGAGAACTGGCGCGGGCCCTCGCCGCCGGCGTCGCGCCCGAAAAAATCACCTTTTCCGGCGTCGGCAAGACGCGCGAGGAGATCGTGGCGGCGCTGGACGCCGGAATCTTCTGTTTCAACGTCGAGTCGGAGCCCGAACTCGAAGCCCTGTCGCAAGCCGCAGTCGCTCTCGGGCGCGCGGCGCGCGTGTCGCTCCGCGTCAACCCGGACGTCGACGCCCGCACCCATAAGAAGATTTCCACCGGCCTCGCCGAAAACAAGTTCGGCGTGCCGCTGTCGCGGGCGCGGGAAGTCTACGCCTTCGCCGCCAAGCTCA
Above is a genomic segment from Methylocystis rosea containing:
- a CDS encoding 2-hydroxyacid dehydrogenase; its protein translation is MPKKKPLVVVSRRLPEVIETRMCELFDTRLNESDKPLTHDELVEAMRTADVLVPTITDRIDSHLIAQAGEQMKLIANFGNGVDNIDVASALDRSITVTNTPGVLTEDTADMTMALILSVARRLVEGASAIPDGAWAGWSPTWMLGHRITGKRLGIVGMGRIGQALARRAKSFGLSIHYHNRRRVSADLEEQLEATYWESLDQMLARVDVVSIHCPHTPATYHLLSARRLAHLRPHAILINTARGEIVDENALVRMLEADEMAGAGLDVFEHEPAVSPKLLKLAKAGKVTLLPHMGSATIEGRIDMGEKVIINIKTFMDGHRPPDRVLPSML
- a CDS encoding META domain-containing protein, coding for MNRILLALAASLCAVALASGPTDAKSAKSAKPPQGAEQKQPEEENKETGGLPRYQPFPHNQNFVLKEINGKAPPVEMWISIDSTGRANGFSGCKNWSGIFIIGPNRLGPRTMPAVNERKCEGPLAAFERDYWAVLLSGPFWDTKGDDLILKGAQGGVLHFQRSL
- a CDS encoding universal stress protein — translated: MNGDTPKSIVHPTDLSFASQDAFAHALRIAVACKSMFHVLHIEAPETDEDDWSRFPQVREMLARWKMISPTATREDVAEQLGVKFVKASVESESPVVGVAAYVERHLCDLLVMMTRPRSALERLLASSVAEETARETHVPALFLREDHKGFVDRETGAVSLNTVLMPVEATVSPLDAFRHVAAIAHCLNPAADVMLLHVGDDLPLFEGLLPHIELRRGPVVETILSYAKEIKADMIAMPTRGRKGLLEALRGSTTQRVLHEAPCPLLASPVK
- the hisS gene encoding histidine--tRNA ligase, producing the protein MSKDEIKTKVEARTPRGLADREAGELAATGRMLDVIREVYELYGFEALETPAIEYTDALGKFLPDQDRPNEGVFSFQDDDEQWLSLRYDLTAPLARFVAQNFDRLPKPYRSYRVGHVYRNEKPGPGRFRQFMQFDADTVGSASPAADAEICMMAADAMERLGIARGDYVIKINSRKVLDGVMQSIGLAGEENAGRRLVVLRAIDKLDRLGPDGVRQLLGEGRKDDSGDFTKGAGLPLPAIDTILSFSLGGQYRDGAPAFDLFGLLGKSEAGAQGAEELLEIEDLARDAGFGPDRIRIDPSVVRGLEYYTGPVFEADLTFETKDEKGNPVRFGSVGGGGRYDGLVGRFRSENTPATGFSIGVSRLFAALKLIGSPIVSARPHVGPVVVLVLDRDRLADYQRMAAQLRGAGIAAEIYLGAAGMKAQMKYADRRNSPLAIIQGSDEKARGEVTVKDLVAGAKAAANIATNEQWKALRPAQYPVPEAELVEEVQKALKEQI
- a CDS encoding GIY-YIG nuclease family protein, which translates into the protein MIFVASAADAPSTPGAYALALRLGAPLDVRIEKNSATLAAGDYLYCGSARGSGGLRARLARHMRKDKRAHWHVDQLTLAGEIVGAFILEGGDECALNAALSDLPIPVAGFGSSDCRRCAAHLRFWPEGAALPSRWENARKAARCT
- the dxs gene encoding 1-deoxy-D-xylulose-5-phosphate synthase, which encodes MTTSKTPLLDRIASPEDLRKLRPSELKQVAEDLRRETIDAVSVTGGHLGAGLGVVELTVALHYVFDTPRDKVIWDVGHQTYPHKILTGRRDRIRTLRMGGGLSGFTKRAESEYDAFGAGHSSTSISAGLGMAVARDLADGDNHVVAVIGDSSMSAGMAYEALNNAGALHSRLIVILNDNDMSIAPPTGAMSAYLARLVSGGAYRSIREAAKQLASHLPRFIYDKARKAEEFSRSFITGGTMFEELGFYYVGPIDGHNLDHLLPVLKNVRDKDDGPVLVHVVTQKGKGFGPAEESADKCHAVNKFDVATGIQIKPKANAPTYTNIFAKALIAEAEHDDKIVAITAAMPSGTGLDIFGKAFPHRTFDVAIAEQHAVTFAAGLACEGYKPFCALYSTFLQRGYDQVVHDVAIQNLPVRFAIDRAGLVGADGPTHAGAFDLAYLGCLPGFVIMAPADEGELMHMVATAAAYDDGPSAFRYPRGEGLGVELPERGDILELGKGRILREGSKVAILSLGTRLADSLKAAAELESYGVSTTVADARFAKPIDRDLLRRLAANHEALIVVEEGSIGGFGSQVFQALSEDGMLDGVRGAFKFRSMTLPDAYIDHDKHELMIAKAMLDSKAIVGKALELLGDEKAAARVMIA
- a CDS encoding L,D-transpeptidase, with amino-acid sequence MFRSSMASFQRLFAALAAAVFVTVAPAGAAVRVRIDLAAQRLEAVTPEGETVRWSISSGRRGYETPAGTYSVMRMEADHHSDEYDQAPMPYAIFFSPRGLAIHGSYERGLGRPLSHGCVRLAVPNARQLFDWVGKHGATIEITGGARRAAGRQEAERQETERPRLTRRPRPVYEEPSFGFGMESFSPY
- the lptM gene encoding LPS translocon maturation chaperone LptM; amino-acid sequence: MTPPLPLLTRRPLAVLALALVAASLGACGRRGPVELPPETQARGAILRAEAEARAARGAPRPAAGAAETSLPPPPIPGTIGNRPPAQYPFPLDPLL